The Labeo rohita strain BAU-BD-2019 chromosome 19, IGBB_LRoh.1.0, whole genome shotgun sequence genome window below encodes:
- the flot1a gene encoding flotillin-1a: protein MFYTCGPNEAMVVSGFCRSPPLMISGGRVFVFPCIQQIQRISLNTLTLNVKSDKVYTRHGVPISVTGIAQMKIQGQNKQMLAAACQMFLGKSEGEIAHIALETLEGHQRAIIAHLTVEEIYKDRKKFSEQVFKVASSDLVNMGISVVSYTLKDVHDDQDYLHSLGKARTAQVQKDARIGEAMNKRDAVIREANAIQEKISAQYMNEIEMAKAQRDYELKKAVYDIEVFTKKAESEMAYQLQVAKTKQKIEEEKMQVLVVERSQQITLQEQEITRKEKELEAKVKKPAEAERYRLEKLAEAERLQLIMEAEAEAESIKMRGEAEAYAVEAKGRAEAEQMAKKAEAFQHYKEGAMVDMLLEKLPLMAEEISKPLSATNKVTMVSSGGSDIGAAKLTGEVLDIMTKLPETIEKLTGVSISQVARTG from the exons atgttttacacTTGCGGTCCCAATGAAGCAATGGTGGTGTCGG GTTTCTGCCGCTCTCCACCACTCATGATCTCTGGTGggagagtgtttgtttttccatGCATTCAGCAGATACAAAG GATCTCTTTGAACACACTGACGCTGAATGTAAAGAGTGATAAAGTCTACACACGTCATGGTGTGCCCATCTCTGTCACTGGAATTGCACAG ATGAAGATTCAAGGGCAGAATAAGCAGATGTTGGCTGCAGCATGTCAGATGTTTCTGGGAAAGTCAGAGGGTGAGATTGCCCACATTGCCTTGGAAACACTGGAGGGTCACCAGCGAGCCATCATTGCTCACCTGACTGTGGAG GAAATCTACAAAGACAGAAAGAAGTTCTCCGAGCAGGTGTTCAAGGTGGCTTCTTCCGATCTTGTCAACATGGGCATCAGCGTGGTCAGCTATACGCTCAAAGACGTTCACGATGATCAG GACTACCTGCACTCTTTGGGAAAAGCCCGAACGGCACAAGTGCAGAAGGATGCGCGTATTGGGGAAGCCATGAACAAAAGAGACGCAGTAATCAGG GAGGCCAATGCTATACAGGAGAAGATATCTGCTCAGTACATGAATGAGATTGAGATGGCTAAGGCTCAGAGAGACTACGAGCTGAAGAAGGCTGTCTATGACATTGAGGTCTTCACCAAAAAAGCAGAGTCTGAAATGGCCTATCAGCTCCAG GTGGCAAAGACAAAGCAGAAGATCGAGGAGGAGAAGATGCAGGTGTTGGTGGTGGAGCGCTCGCAACAAATCACGCTGCAAGAACAGGAGATCACACGCAAGGAGAAAGAGCTGGAGGCCAAAGTCAAGAAACCAGCCGAGGCTGAACGATACCGGTTGGAGAAACTGGCAGAAGCAGAGCG TCTTCAGCTAATCATGGAAGCAGAAGCTGAGGCCGAATCTATCAAA ATGAGAGGAGAGGCCGAAGCATACGCTGTGGAGGCTAAAGGTCGTGCCGAGGCCGAGCAGATGGCTAAGAAGGCTGAGGCCTTCCAGCACTACAAGGAAGGAGCCATGGTGGACATGCTGCTGGAGAAACTGCCACTG ATGGCAGAGGAGATCAGTAAGCCTCTGTCAGCTACCAATAAGGTCACAATGGTTTCCAGTGGAGGTTCAGATATTGGCGCAGCCAAGCTGACAGGTGAAGTGCTTGACATCATGACCAAATTGCCCGAAACCATTGAGAAACTAACCGGCGTCAGCATTTCCCAG GTGGCCCGAACTGGTTAA